From a single Nicotiana tabacum cultivar K326 chromosome 8, ASM71507v2, whole genome shotgun sequence genomic region:
- the LOC107795541 gene encoding transcription repressor OFP13-like, which produces MVPVIPESCACSSSSPEEEALLEMAREALASRRLSFEKDESCSVLSMVGFPFKDCLVLAVESENPKIDFLHSMEQMTKAYGLKPSGEMDWQLFEDLLTWFLRINNMKNQDVIAAAFVDLCLLLSSSS; this is translated from the coding sequence ATGGTTCCTGTAATCCCAGAATCATGTGCTTGTTCAAGTTCAAGCCCAGAGGAGGAAGCATTATTGGAGATGGCTCGTGAAGCATTGGCATCAAGGAGACTATCGTTCGAAAAAGACGAGTCGTGTTCAGTTTTATCAATGGTTGGTTTCCCTTTCAAGGATTGTTTAGTCTTAGCTGTGGAAAgtgaaaatcccaaaatagatTTCTTGCATTCAATGGAGCAAATGACCAAAGCTTATGGTTTGAAGCCAAGTGGAGAAATGGATTGGCAGCTCTTTGAAGATTTGCTTACTTGGTTCTTGAGGATTAATAATATGAAGAATCAAGATGTCATAGCTGCTGCATTTGTTGACTTGTGTTTGCTTCTCTCATCCTCTTCTTAA